In Paenibacillus sp. BIC5C1, a genomic segment contains:
- a CDS encoding pectate lyase — MKKMLTLLLSAGLVASLFGAIPAFAAPTVVNSTIIVAKGETFDGKGQTYVANPSTLGDGSQAEDQKPVFRLEAGATLKNVIIGSPAADGVHCYGNCSISNVVWQDVGEDALTLKSSGTVNITGGAAYKAYDKVFQMNAAGTINIKNFRADDIGKLVRQNGGTTFAVNMTLDNSDISNVKDSIMRTDSSTSQGKITNTRYSKVPTLFKGFASGKTSQSGNTQY; from the coding sequence ATGAAAAAAATGTTGACGTTGTTGCTGTCTGCCGGTCTGGTTGCTTCATTGTTCGGTGCAATTCCAGCTTTTGCTGCACCTACTGTTGTGAACTCAACGATTATTGTAGCCAAGGGAGAAACGTTTGACGGCAAAGGCCAAACGTATGTAGCCAATCCTTCCACCCTGGGAGATGGATCTCAAGCGGAAGATCAGAAGCCGGTATTTCGGTTGGAGGCAGGTGCCACACTCAAAAATGTAATTATTGGTTCACCTGCAGCTGACGGTGTTCATTGTTACGGTAACTGTTCTATTTCGAATGTGGTATGGCAGGACGTGGGCGAGGATGCACTGACGCTGAAGTCTTCCGGAACGGTCAACATCACTGGTGGAGCAGCTTACAAGGCCTATGATAAAGTATTTCAAATGAATGCAGCCGGAACGATTAACATTAAAAATTTCCGTGCAGACGACATTGGCAAGCTGGTGCGTCAGAATGGCGGAACAACCTTCGCCGTGAACATGACGCTCGACAACTCAGACATCTCCAATGTCAAAGATTCCATTATGCGTACGGACAGCAGTACATCGCAAGGCAAAATTACAAATACCCGTTACTCCAAAGTACCGACCTTGTTTAAAGGCTTTGCATCGGGCAAAACAAGTCAATCCGGAAATACACAATATTAA
- a CDS encoding ECF transporter S component: protein MSTAAGSNRLKLTDILVTIVIAVVFGVIYKIWGPTYDLMKPFGVHAEQMIYGMWFMAGTFAFVIIRKPGVAILAEVAASTVSAFLGSEWGMSTLVYGLLQGLGAEIFFAAFLYRKSNLFVTCLAAIGAAAASLVLDYQYGYIDSLTAWNYTLFIGFRFIGSILIAGVFAYYLAKALELTGVTRSLRPVSKQDYEALD, encoded by the coding sequence ATGTCAACAGCAGCAGGCAGCAACAGATTGAAGTTAACCGATATTTTGGTAACGATTGTGATTGCAGTGGTCTTCGGGGTGATCTACAAAATATGGGGACCTACATATGATCTGATGAAGCCATTCGGCGTTCATGCGGAGCAGATGATTTACGGCATGTGGTTTATGGCGGGCACCTTTGCCTTTGTAATCATTCGGAAGCCGGGTGTAGCCATTCTGGCTGAAGTTGCGGCATCCACGGTGAGTGCTTTTCTCGGAAGTGAGTGGGGCATGTCCACACTGGTATATGGGCTGCTGCAAGGGCTGGGAGCGGAGATTTTCTTCGCCGCATTTCTGTATCGGAAAAGCAATCTGTTCGTCACCTGCCTTGCGGCTATTGGTGCAGCGGCGGCTTCACTTGTACTGGATTATCAATACGGGTACATTGATTCCCTCACGGCTTGGAACTACACGCTGTTTATCGGGTTCCGCTTCATTGGCAGTATTCTGATTGCAGGTGTATTCGCCTATTATCTTGCCAAAGCGCTGGAGCTTACAGGTGTAACACGATCCCTTAGACCGGTGTCGAAGCAGGATTATGAGGCGTTGGACTAG